The proteins below are encoded in one region of Bremerella sp. P1:
- the secD gene encoding protein translocase subunit SecD — protein sequence MQKSCTIFAVMLVLTLTVTLLTGVDFGLDAGGSSWLGSTAMAQEAPSPEVPVPTVDAAPAETPSSGSSETFNVLGIILLTIVVPYILGFWLATAIRLPELSRKLGIIFASLVCSVTICFLLWPPKFGIDLQGGVILVYEVDEQASLDLLASDSDSQGFDTTPEKQLEQGTAQLITQLQKRINPSGVSEVVIRPYGENQVEVIVPQAESADLDSIKRLITKAGVLDFMIVANKQDHDYLITRAEDEAQIGVTFVTDREGNRIGRWVRVDDDARGAVGEPNFANPNLTPYLNSQRHLVRGGGPGVPFEVLMRVERPEARLGGKHLSSSAVTRDEYGKPAVSFEFGVDGANRMGRLSQENLSEPNIPRKLGIVMDNFLISAPRINAMITDRGIITGDFTQQEVTDLVQVLRSGKLPVVLRKEPISEQKISATLGDDTIRKGRIAITISLIAVLIFMAIYYQVAGLVACFALVFNLILILAVMIAIKADLTLPGIAGLVLTVGMAVDANVLIYERIREELSGGASLKVALSNGFGKAMSTIVDANITTLITAAVLYRIGTDQVRGFAVTLFVGILMSMFTAIYVSRGIFDILEKKRILSTLKFMPSASSIGYDFIGKQKIAGMISLVVILVGMIGVGVRGKDIFDIDFNGGSSVQVFLEEPMAISEVRSKLTGVLPDLSVSAVTMEGYEDRIYKVDTSMSEYGQLGKVVITDRTGASAEVDLAGVETLTGIIDRLASAEVGVAVLQNTDGDGIEFQDETGADSGSMSVKNVDDDTQTADHLRMNFSTDALRYNTGAIPAGVEVVQDRISQVFTGPNGESQLVMHNMDFAPPAAASGAQSTPPAEVEAPETSPTTTEPAESAPEPEATEDKKEEAPAETPEEKPETPEGDMQSFLAPVSSRLIAMLPWHVSMDMLLQDNGEEEAPAPEKPAEDAPAEEKPAEEKPAETPPADDKPMEEAPMEDKPAEEPAAPMEEAPAAETPMADAPMEEPPAEGPAVDPLGPLAPAAEAPRFNTQTEMSFDEGISAETVRTLVNDAADALRVARPEIALLDNEGKPLPVDSRVSQTTWTVKLSTTPDESAKILEQVSKKLDSTPVWPSSSKIGSKVAGDMQTMAIFAISFCLIGIVGYIWFRFQSVAFGVAAVVALVHDVLVTLGFIALSVWLAPVFGFLQVTEFKISLPVVAAFLTIIGYSLNDTIVIFDRIREVRGKSPQLTSEMVNISINQTLGRTLLTSLTTLIVVLILYFIGGEGIHSFSFSLVIGVIAGTYSTVFIACPVLIWLMNRDKGSKKAEA from the coding sequence ATGCAGAAGAGTTGCACGATTTTTGCTGTCATGCTCGTGCTGACGCTGACCGTCACATTGTTGACCGGCGTCGATTTCGGGCTGGACGCCGGCGGAAGTTCGTGGCTGGGCTCAACCGCGATGGCACAAGAAGCGCCTTCGCCTGAAGTACCGGTCCCTACTGTTGATGCCGCACCAGCTGAAACGCCGAGTTCTGGAAGTTCAGAGACATTCAACGTGCTGGGGATTATTCTCCTCACGATTGTGGTGCCGTACATCTTAGGCTTTTGGTTGGCGACTGCGATTCGCTTGCCAGAGCTGAGCCGTAAGCTGGGCATTATCTTTGCCAGCCTGGTGTGCAGTGTCACGATTTGTTTTCTGCTGTGGCCTCCCAAGTTTGGTATCGACCTGCAAGGTGGTGTCATTCTGGTTTACGAAGTCGACGAGCAGGCCAGCTTGGACCTCTTGGCTTCGGACTCCGACAGCCAAGGCTTTGATACGACTCCCGAAAAGCAGCTTGAGCAAGGTACGGCTCAGTTGATCACGCAGCTGCAAAAGCGTATCAATCCGTCCGGTGTTTCCGAGGTGGTTATTCGTCCTTACGGCGAAAACCAGGTGGAAGTCATTGTTCCACAAGCTGAATCGGCGGACCTCGACTCGATCAAGCGGCTCATCACCAAGGCTGGTGTGCTCGACTTCATGATCGTGGCCAACAAGCAAGACCACGATTACCTGATCACGCGTGCGGAAGATGAAGCTCAGATCGGTGTGACCTTTGTCACCGACCGCGAAGGCAACCGTATCGGCCGCTGGGTTCGCGTCGACGACGACGCCCGGGGCGCCGTGGGCGAGCCTAACTTCGCCAACCCAAACTTGACGCCCTACCTCAATAGCCAACGTCACCTGGTGCGTGGCGGTGGGCCAGGCGTGCCGTTTGAAGTGCTGATGCGTGTTGAACGTCCCGAGGCTCGCCTGGGTGGTAAGCACCTTTCATCCTCGGCCGTTACCCGAGATGAATATGGTAAGCCGGCAGTCTCCTTCGAGTTTGGCGTCGATGGTGCCAACCGCATGGGACGGCTTTCGCAAGAGAATCTGAGTGAGCCGAACATCCCGCGTAAGCTGGGGATCGTGATGGATAACTTCCTGATCTCGGCTCCACGTATCAATGCGATGATTACCGATCGCGGTATCATCACCGGTGATTTCACGCAGCAGGAAGTGACTGACCTGGTTCAGGTGCTTCGCAGCGGTAAGCTGCCGGTCGTGCTTCGCAAAGAACCAATCAGCGAACAAAAGATCAGCGCTACGCTGGGTGACGACACGATCCGTAAAGGTCGTATCGCGATCACCATCTCGTTGATCGCTGTCTTGATCTTCATGGCGATTTACTACCAAGTTGCCGGCTTGGTGGCATGTTTTGCCCTGGTCTTCAACCTGATCTTGATCTTGGCCGTCATGATTGCGATCAAGGCCGACCTCACGCTACCAGGTATCGCCGGTTTGGTGTTAACCGTGGGTATGGCGGTCGATGCGAACGTGCTGATCTATGAGCGTATACGTGAAGAATTAAGTGGCGGGGCTTCATTGAAAGTTGCCCTTTCCAATGGTTTCGGCAAAGCCATGTCGACCATTGTGGACGCCAATATTACGACGCTCATCACCGCCGCCGTGCTGTACCGCATTGGTACTGACCAGGTGCGTGGTTTCGCCGTGACTTTGTTTGTCGGTATTTTGATGAGTATGTTTACCGCGATCTATGTTTCGCGTGGCATTTTCGACATTCTCGAAAAGAAGCGTATTCTTTCGACGCTCAAGTTCATGCCGTCGGCCTCCAGCATTGGCTACGACTTCATCGGCAAGCAGAAGATTGCCGGGATGATCTCGCTGGTAGTAATTCTGGTCGGCATGATCGGGGTTGGTGTTCGTGGCAAAGATATCTTCGACATTGACTTCAACGGTGGTTCCTCGGTTCAGGTCTTCCTAGAAGAACCGATGGCGATTTCCGAGGTTCGTAGCAAGTTGACCGGCGTCCTGCCTGACCTCTCGGTCAGTGCCGTGACAATGGAAGGCTACGAAGATCGTATCTACAAGGTAGATACTTCGATGTCGGAGTACGGGCAGCTTGGTAAGGTCGTGATTACCGACCGCACCGGAGCTTCGGCCGAGGTTGACCTGGCCGGCGTAGAAACCCTGACAGGAATCATCGACCGTCTGGCCTCCGCCGAAGTTGGTGTGGCTGTTCTGCAGAACACCGACGGTGACGGAATCGAATTCCAAGACGAGACCGGTGCTGATTCCGGTTCGATGTCGGTTAAGAATGTTGATGATGACACGCAGACCGCGGATCACCTGCGCATGAACTTCAGTACGGATGCTTTGCGGTACAACACCGGCGCTATTCCCGCGGGTGTGGAAGTTGTTCAGGATCGGATCTCGCAAGTGTTCACCGGCCCCAATGGCGAAAGCCAGCTGGTGATGCACAACATGGACTTCGCTCCACCAGCGGCAGCGTCCGGTGCTCAGAGCACGCCGCCAGCTGAGGTCGAAGCTCCAGAGACTTCGCCGACAACGACAGAGCCAGCTGAATCGGCTCCTGAACCAGAAGCGACCGAAGATAAGAAAGAAGAAGCACCTGCGGAAACTCCGGAAGAAAAGCCTGAGACTCCCGAAGGTGATATGCAATCGTTCCTGGCTCCTGTTTCTTCCCGCCTGATCGCCATGCTGCCGTGGCACGTCTCAATGGACATGCTTCTGCAAGACAACGGCGAAGAAGAAGCTCCGGCACCTGAGAAGCCTGCTGAAGACGCTCCTGCTGAGGAAAAGCCGGCAGAAGAGAAACCAGCAGAAACGCCACCGGCAGATGATAAGCCGATGGAAGAGGCTCCGATGGAGGACAAGCCAGCTGAAGAGCCGGCCGCTCCAATGGAAGAAGCTCCGGCTGCCGAAACGCCGATGGCTGATGCACCGATGGAAGAGCCTCCTGCGGAAGGCCCAGCGGTTGATCCACTTGGTCCTTTGGCCCCGGCTGCGGAAGCTCCTCGCTTCAACACGCAGACTGAAATGTCGTTTGACGAAGGTATCAGCGCCGAAACCGTGCGTACTTTGGTCAACGATGCGGCGGATGCCTTGCGAGTCGCTCGTCCGGAGATTGCTCTGTTGGACAATGAAGGCAAACCGCTGCCAGTTGACAGTCGCGTCAGCCAGACGACTTGGACGGTCAAGCTTTCGACCACGCCGGATGAGTCTGCCAAGATTCTGGAGCAGGTCAGCAAGAAGCTCGATTCAACGCCCGTCTGGCCTTCGTCCAGCAAGATCGGTAGTAAGGTTGCCGGCGACATGCAAACCATGGCGATCTTCGCCATCAGTTTCTGTCTGATCGGGATCGTAGGTTACATTTGGTTCCGCTTCCAAAGCGTCGCCTTTGGTGTTGCCGCTGTGGTCGCCTTGGTTCACGACGTGTTGGTTACGCTGGGCTTCATTGCTCTCAGCGTTTGGCTGGCACCTGTGTTTGGCTTCCTTCAGGTGACGGAATTCAAGATCAGCCTGCCGGTCGTTGCAGCCTTCTTGACAATCATCGGGTATTCGCTGAACGATACGATCGTGATCTTCGACCGGATCCGTGAAGTCCGCGGCAAGAGCCCTCAGCTGACCAGCGAGATGGTCAACATTAGCATCAACCAAACCCTGGGGCGTACGTTGCTAACATCGCTCACGACGTTGATCGTGGTGCTGATCCTTTACTTCATTGGTGGTGAAGGAATTCATAGCTTCTCGTTCTCGTTGGTTATTGGTGTGATCGCCGGTACCTACAGTACGGTCTTCATCGCTTGCCCGGTTCTTATCTGGTTGATGAACCGCGATAAGGGTTCCAAGAAGGCGGAAGCCTAA
- the yajC gene encoding preprotein translocase subunit YajC — MFDLTAMPVHILAQEGGFTNPLTWLPIVAILVLGYFMLIRPEQKKASDAQKMLEGIKKNDRVETIGGIIATVVSVKKDQQEVVLRLDDKSGTEMRVRLRAIATVLSREGKASDNAESKTPPASA, encoded by the coding sequence ATGTTTGATTTGACGGCTATGCCGGTTCACATCTTAGCGCAAGAAGGCGGTTTCACGAATCCTCTGACCTGGTTGCCCATCGTGGCCATTCTGGTGTTGGGTTACTTCATGTTGATCCGGCCGGAGCAGAAAAAAGCCTCCGATGCCCAGAAAATGCTGGAAGGGATCAAGAAGAATGACCGCGTGGAGACGATCGGAGGGATCATCGCCACGGTGGTTAGCGTGAAGAAAGACCAGCAAGAGGTTGTACTTCGCCTGGACGACAAGTCGGGCACAGAGATGCGGGTTCGTTTGCGAGCGATTGCCACTGTTCTCTCGCGAGAGGGAAAAGCGAGCGATAACGCCGAATCCAAGACTCCGCCTGCTTCGGCTTAA
- a CDS encoding PQQ-binding-like beta-propeller repeat protein, giving the protein MHLSATTGRVLLAILFSLALNCFAGQAVFADDWPQWMGPQRDDVYHESGVIRAIPDDGLKVKWRVPISGGYAGPAVANGRVFVTDYLSESNEISNNPGARQDRQGKERVLAFDAESGKKLWEYAYDRPYSISYAVGPRCTPTVDGELLYWMGAEGDLVCLQVETGELAWRRSLVDDFGAKIPIWGCAGHPLVDGDLLYIMVGGEGQGVVALDKRSGEVQWKALDTKMGYAPPSIIEAAGTRQLIIYHPEGVASLNPKTGEQYWQVPIEPGYEMSVARPMVDGNRMYASGIGNQSVMIELDESHPGAKALWHGEPKTSVYSGTSTPVFVDGVVYGSDCNVGSLIAVDAENGDRLWTTFEATVPDETRFIKHGTAFVTRLGDSDRYLLFSEVGDLLIAKMTKSGFESLGSFHVLDPTSEAFGREVVWTHPAYAQQTGFFRNDKELVAVDLEQK; this is encoded by the coding sequence ATGCATCTCTCTGCCACGACTGGGCGAGTCCTGTTGGCCATTCTGTTTTCCCTCGCCCTGAACTGCTTTGCTGGCCAGGCAGTATTTGCGGATGATTGGCCCCAATGGATGGGACCGCAGCGTGATGATGTTTACCACGAGTCGGGCGTGATCCGTGCCATTCCCGATGATGGATTGAAGGTAAAGTGGCGAGTTCCGATTTCCGGAGGCTATGCCGGCCCAGCGGTGGCCAACGGTCGTGTTTTTGTGACCGACTATCTGTCCGAGTCGAACGAGATCTCAAACAACCCTGGTGCTCGCCAGGATCGCCAAGGCAAAGAGCGCGTACTCGCTTTCGACGCCGAGTCCGGCAAAAAACTGTGGGAATATGCCTACGATCGTCCCTACTCCATTAGTTATGCCGTCGGTCCGCGATGCACTCCGACCGTCGACGGTGAGCTGCTTTACTGGATGGGTGCCGAGGGAGATCTCGTCTGCCTGCAGGTCGAAACGGGCGAGTTGGCGTGGCGTCGGAGTTTGGTCGATGATTTTGGGGCCAAGATCCCAATCTGGGGGTGCGCCGGGCATCCGCTGGTCGATGGCGACTTGCTTTACATCATGGTTGGTGGCGAGGGCCAGGGTGTTGTGGCCCTTGATAAGCGATCTGGCGAAGTGCAGTGGAAGGCACTCGATACGAAGATGGGCTACGCTCCGCCATCGATTATTGAAGCGGCCGGCACGCGGCAGCTGATCATCTATCACCCGGAAGGGGTGGCTTCGCTCAATCCCAAGACAGGTGAGCAGTACTGGCAAGTTCCCATTGAGCCTGGGTATGAGATGTCAGTCGCTCGTCCGATGGTCGATGGAAACCGCATGTATGCCAGCGGAATTGGTAACCAATCGGTCATGATCGAGCTCGATGAGAGCCATCCGGGGGCAAAAGCGCTTTGGCATGGAGAACCCAAGACTTCGGTCTACAGCGGCACCTCGACTCCAGTTTTTGTGGATGGCGTGGTCTACGGGAGTGACTGTAACGTCGGTAGCTTGATTGCCGTGGATGCCGAAAACGGGGATCGTCTGTGGACCACGTTCGAGGCGACCGTGCCCGACGAAACTAGGTTCATCAAGCATGGAACGGCGTTTGTGACGCGACTTGGGGATAGTGACCGGTACCTGCTTTTCAGCGAAGTGGGTGATTTGTTGATTGCTAAAATGACCAAAAGCGGCTTCGAGTCGCTAGGAAGCTTCCATGTTCTCGATCCCACGAGCGAGGCTTTCGGCCGAGAGGTTGTCTGGACGCACCCTGCTTATGCACAGCAAACGGGCTTTTTCCGCAACGACAAAGAACTGGTCGCCGTCGATCTGGAGCAAAAATAG
- the tgt gene encoding tRNA guanosine(34) transglycosylase Tgt, with product MELRDTLDQYAFDRPPEVDWFQYNLKHEDTTSKARRGEFVTPHGVVQTPAFMPVGTQGTVKGLEIGMVRQAGAEMILGNTYHLSLRPGDDIVAELGGLHKFMDWHGPILTDSGGFQIFSLAQMRKITEKEAIFQSHIDGRKIHLSPERSIEIQENLGSDIAMVLDHVVELPNETKVIREAMDRSIRWAKRCQDAATRKDQAQFAIVQGGLDEGLRVECAERLAELEFPGYAIGGLSVGEPPPEMYRILDATCPALPTSKPRYLMGVGRPEDLLEGIRRGVDLFDCVMPTRNGRNALAFTDEGTVRLRNAKYQRDPTPLDPKSVPQVAGLSRAYFRHLFMAKEMLGPILLSLHNVAYYQRLMREARQAIEEDRFEAYYEQKMAGWASGN from the coding sequence ATGGAGCTTCGAGACACTTTGGATCAATATGCGTTTGATCGTCCCCCGGAAGTCGACTGGTTTCAGTACAACCTGAAGCATGAAGACACCACGTCGAAGGCGCGTCGCGGGGAGTTCGTGACGCCACACGGTGTCGTGCAAACGCCGGCGTTCATGCCGGTGGGCACCCAGGGAACGGTTAAAGGTCTCGAGATCGGCATGGTGCGTCAGGCCGGTGCTGAGATGATCTTGGGCAACACATATCATCTCTCGCTGCGGCCAGGCGATGATATCGTTGCCGAGCTAGGCGGCCTGCATAAGTTTATGGACTGGCATGGCCCCATTCTGACAGACAGTGGCGGCTTTCAGATCTTCAGTCTGGCGCAGATGCGAAAGATCACCGAGAAAGAGGCGATCTTTCAGTCGCATATCGACGGTCGCAAGATTCATCTTTCGCCAGAACGCAGTATCGAGATCCAAGAGAACCTCGGCAGTGATATTGCGATGGTCCTTGATCATGTGGTCGAGTTGCCCAACGAAACGAAAGTGATTCGCGAAGCGATGGACCGCTCGATTCGCTGGGCCAAGCGATGTCAGGATGCCGCAACCCGTAAGGATCAGGCTCAATTCGCGATCGTTCAGGGAGGCCTGGATGAAGGTCTTCGCGTCGAATGTGCCGAGCGTTTGGCGGAACTGGAGTTCCCCGGCTATGCCATTGGCGGGTTGAGCGTCGGTGAGCCGCCTCCGGAGATGTATCGAATTCTTGATGCGACCTGCCCTGCTCTGCCGACCAGCAAGCCGCGGTACTTGATGGGAGTCGGTCGACCGGAGGACCTGCTGGAAGGGATTCGCCGCGGGGTCGATCTGTTCGACTGCGTGATGCCGACGCGAAACGGACGCAATGCCCTGGCCTTCACCGACGAAGGAACCGTTCGTCTCCGCAACGCGAAGTATCAGCGAGATCCGACGCCGCTGGATCCTAAGAGCGTGCCTCAGGTGGCCGGGCTCAGCCGGGCTTATTTCCGTCATTTATTCATGGCGAAAGAGATGCTGGGGCCGATCTTGTTGTCCTTGCACAACGTGGCATATTACCAGCGGCTGATGCGTGAGGCTCGCCAGGCGATTGAAGAAGATCGATTCGAGGCCTATTACGAGCAAAAGATGGCAGGCTGGGCGTCCGGCAACTGA
- a CDS encoding DNA-directed RNA polymerase subunit alpha C-terminal domain-containing protein, whose protein sequence is MIQGIDFDLKSVVLTNSSFGPEEIRQILRTVGRDYNAFSTLRDSVSELEGQSEERSPATNVRLGVCQFIMGNYSGAVQTLSAADGGALAHYYLGRSYFCMQDFDKAIEAFQSAQTAGYNKDDCQLGIIESLRSKGDSEQALQMLDNMFGPIESTANYLYQRGATIASLGGNPAEVVALYERAVEADPGHAGALFGLALENDRRGNDAMALQLYQNAAAVFPTHVGALLNLGLLHEDRGEYDRATHCYQRVLDSYPTEKRARMYMKDAQASGDMYYDEEEQKKRDRMSQVLSIPVTDFELSVRSRNCLQKMGIMTLGDLCRCSEQELLASKNFGETSLIEIRDMLRSKGLELGQMSNEKPSTPEVSYDTSGLSPDEQALLDRPIAELSLSVRARKCMVRLGISTIGELVRRTGDELLECKNFGVTSLNEVREKLTSYNLKLRGD, encoded by the coding sequence ATGATTCAAGGAATCGATTTCGACCTTAAGAGCGTTGTTCTCACGAACTCTTCCTTCGGTCCGGAGGAAATTCGTCAGATCCTGCGAACCGTAGGACGCGACTACAACGCTTTCTCGACGCTTCGCGACAGCGTTTCCGAATTGGAAGGCCAGTCGGAAGAACGTTCGCCGGCCACCAACGTTCGGTTGGGCGTGTGCCAGTTCATCATGGGTAACTACAGCGGTGCCGTTCAAACGCTTTCGGCCGCCGACGGTGGAGCCCTAGCCCACTACTACCTGGGTCGCAGCTACTTCTGCATGCAAGACTTCGACAAGGCGATCGAAGCCTTCCAGTCCGCTCAGACTGCTGGTTACAACAAAGACGATTGTCAGCTAGGCATCATCGAGTCGCTTCGCAGCAAGGGCGATTCCGAGCAGGCCCTGCAGATGCTGGACAACATGTTCGGCCCGATCGAATCGACCGCTAACTACCTGTATCAGCGTGGTGCTACGATCGCTTCGCTGGGCGGTAACCCGGCGGAAGTGGTTGCTCTTTACGAGCGAGCCGTGGAAGCGGATCCTGGTCACGCTGGGGCTCTCTTCGGTCTGGCTTTGGAAAACGATCGTCGCGGTAACGACGCGATGGCCTTGCAGCTTTACCAGAATGCTGCCGCCGTTTTCCCAACCCACGTCGGTGCTCTTTTGAACCTTGGTTTGCTGCACGAAGATCGTGGTGAATACGATCGTGCGACGCACTGCTACCAGCGCGTTCTCGATTCGTATCCGACCGAGAAGCGAGCTCGTATGTACATGAAGGATGCCCAAGCATCTGGTGACATGTACTACGACGAAGAAGAACAAAAGAAACGCGACCGCATGTCGCAGGTTCTCAGCATTCCGGTTACCGACTTCGAATTGTCGGTCCGCAGCCGGAACTGCCTGCAGAAGATGGGCATCATGACCCTCGGCGACCTGTGCCGCTGCTCGGAGCAAGAGCTTCTGGCAAGTAAGAACTTCGGCGAAACGTCGCTGATTGAAATTCGCGATATGCTGCGTTCCAAGGGCCTGGAATTGGGCCAGATGTCGAACGAAAAGCCATCGACGCCTGAAGTCAGCTACGACACCTCGGGGCTCTCGCCAGACGAACAGGCTCTGCTGGATCGTCCGATTGCCGAGCTCAGCTTGTCGGTTCGTGCCCGCAAGTGCATGGTTCGCTTGGGTATCTCGACCATCGGCGAACTGGTTCGACGCACCGGCGACGAACTTCTCGAATGCAAGAACTTCGGTGTGACCAGCTTGAACGAAGTTCGCGAGAAGCTGACTTCCTACAATCTGAAGCTTCGCGGCGACTAA
- a CDS encoding diacylglycerol/lipid kinase family protein: protein MTTTDTRQATSTDTAWLFINRIAGGYDKPQRHASLRRLLQDLGLNTVEINSPEQLACQWADDTAARPEFIVSVGGDGTAAMIAGQTGGTVPIAIYPAGTENILAKYLRIPTDIGAFAKMLSKRVVKRLDAGQIDDRTFLLMLSVGFEAEVVHHVHGRRSGHLTKFHYVKPTFEMLAKYPYPKLELDIELADGSRTQTEGYWVFAFNVPRYALGLEMTPDAVPDDGLLDICVLTQKGFGATTSYITSLLSGRMPYRSDVKRFQAKSAEIRCATGPVAMQTDGDPAGFTDTRLSVLPNYLPLIVPPKRSSD from the coding sequence GTGACCACGACGGACACTCGCCAAGCCACTTCCACAGATACCGCTTGGCTATTCATCAATCGCATTGCCGGCGGCTATGACAAGCCGCAGCGACATGCGAGTCTGCGCCGACTTCTGCAGGACTTAGGGCTGAATACAGTCGAGATCAACTCTCCAGAGCAATTGGCTTGCCAATGGGCAGACGACACGGCTGCACGGCCAGAATTCATCGTCTCTGTGGGGGGGGACGGAACGGCTGCCATGATCGCAGGCCAAACCGGCGGGACGGTGCCCATCGCGATCTACCCAGCGGGAACCGAGAACATCCTGGCGAAATATTTGCGAATCCCTACCGATATCGGTGCATTCGCAAAGATGTTGTCGAAGCGTGTTGTTAAGCGACTGGATGCCGGGCAGATCGATGACCGGACCTTCCTATTGATGCTCTCAGTCGGGTTTGAAGCGGAAGTCGTCCACCATGTGCACGGACGACGGAGTGGGCATCTCACCAAGTTTCATTACGTAAAACCGACTTTTGAGATGCTGGCGAAGTACCCGTACCCCAAGTTGGAACTCGATATCGAACTTGCCGATGGCAGTCGAACCCAAACCGAAGGCTACTGGGTATTTGCTTTTAACGTGCCGCGGTATGCGTTGGGGCTTGAAATGACGCCCGATGCCGTCCCCGATGACGGTCTGCTCGATATCTGCGTGCTGACGCAAAAGGGGTTTGGCGCGACCACTTCGTACATTACATCGCTTCTTTCTGGCAGAATGCCCTACCGCAGTGACGTAAAACGTTTCCAAGCGAAATCGGCGGAAATCCGCTGTGCAACGGGTCCGGTCGCAATGCAAACCGATGGCGATCCGGCCGGCTTCACTGACACGCGACTCTCGGTGCTTCCGAACTATCTCCCGCTGATTGTGCCGCCGAAGCGATCTTCCGATTAA
- the kdsA gene encoding 3-deoxy-8-phosphooctulonate synthase, with the protein MNASAPNSSTFALNNEGRLLLIAGPCVLESRELAFPIAEHLCQLAERLPIQLVFKASFDKANRTSIHSYRGLGLEEGLKLLEAVRTEFQVPVTTDLHESYQAAPVGQVCDILQIPAFLARQTDLLVAAAQTGKSVNVKKGQFMAPWDMKHVVEKLKEAGAKETFLTERGTFFGYGRLVNDMRGLIEMRSLGVPVVFDATHSVQEPGGLGSQTGGNRAMVLPLAKAAAAVGIDGLFLETHPEPDKSPSDGPNMVPLSDLENLLQRILAVRAAAQG; encoded by the coding sequence TTGAACGCTTCGGCCCCAAATTCATCGACGTTTGCCCTGAATAATGAAGGGCGATTGCTTCTCATCGCAGGCCCCTGTGTGCTCGAGTCGCGCGAATTAGCATTCCCAATCGCGGAGCATTTGTGCCAACTGGCCGAGCGACTGCCGATTCAGTTGGTCTTCAAAGCTTCGTTTGATAAAGCGAACCGTACTAGCATTCATTCGTACAGAGGATTAGGGCTCGAGGAAGGTTTGAAGCTATTAGAAGCCGTTCGAACCGAGTTCCAAGTTCCCGTCACGACTGATCTCCACGAGTCTTATCAGGCCGCTCCCGTGGGCCAAGTTTGCGATATCCTTCAGATCCCAGCCTTTCTCGCTCGGCAAACCGACTTGCTCGTTGCTGCGGCACAGACCGGAAAGTCGGTCAACGTGAAGAAGGGGCAGTTCATGGCTCCCTGGGATATGAAGCACGTTGTTGAGAAGCTCAAAGAAGCCGGTGCGAAAGAAACCTTTTTGACCGAACGCGGAACGTTCTTCGGCTATGGTCGCCTCGTCAATGACATGCGAGGCTTGATCGAAATGCGATCGCTCGGCGTACCGGTCGTGTTCGATGCCACCCACAGCGTTCAAGAACCTGGCGGACTGGGTAGCCAGACAGGCGGAAACCGCGCGATGGTTCTTCCCCTTGCCAAGGCCGCCGCGGCGGTCGGAATCGACGGACTGTTTTTGGAAACCCATCCCGAGCCCGACAAGTCACCCAGCGACGGTCCGAATATGGTTCCGTTGTCAGACCTGGAAAACTTACTTCAGCGTATTTTGGCCGTCCGCGCAGCGGCCCAAGGTTAA